Genomic segment of Gloeocapsa sp. PCC 7428:
TAAGTGCAGCTAATTTAAACAAATCTGAACTCATTGACGCTAATCTTCAACAAGTCGAACTTGTCGATGCTCAGTTAAGGGAAGCGCAACTTGCAGGAGCAGATTTAAGTTACGCTAATCTGATTGGAGCCGACCTCAAAGGCGCAGACGTAAGACGAGTTGACTTGAGTCACGCTAACTTAATTGCAACTGAGCTACGCAAAGCTAACCTAAGAGAGGCAGACCTCAGTGCAGCGGACTTAAGACGAGCGAATTTCAGTTATGCTAACTTGATGGCAGCTAATTTGAATCATGCAAACTTGAGTCATGCCAACCTTCACGAAGCTGAGCTAATTGGCGCTCATTTGTATATGGCTGAGCTTGTGCAAGTAAATCTCAGTGAAGCGCATCTCACTGGTGCTTATCTTTTCGGTGCCAACCTCAGTGGAGCAAATCTTTTCAAGGCTGACTTCCGGTGGACGAATCTCAGTAAAGCTAATTTTACGGGCGCTGACCTAAGCCAAGCTAATTTTACGGGCGCGAACTTAAGTAAGGCTAATTTTACGGGCGCTATGCTTAACGAAGTTGACTTTACAGGAGCTAACTTGAGCAAAGCGAACTTTTAAGATGTAATTATGCGTAATAGTGACATTGGTATAGATTCGGCGATGATGGCAAGCTGCGATCGCCTAGAGGAAACTTAATACAAGGAAAGTATGGAGAATAGGGAACTCGAATCCCTGACCTCTGCGGTGCGATCGCAGCGCTCTACCAGCTGAGCTAATTCCCCTAATGCTTCACTATTTTAGCATCTCATAACACCGCTGTTTTCATCGCTATGCGCACATATGTAGTATATCTAGGTCATGCACCGTCAGGATCGTGATTACACTATGCAGAAAAAATACACTGTGAAAACAAAAAGAAAATAGTGACTCTCACATAAACCTTGCTTTTTTTGCTCTGAGACACATTCCCAGCACAACTTCAGCCGCAAGGCGACCTGTCTGAGCCGCGCCATTCATATATCCATAGAACTCGTCGCTTAAATGCTCACCAGCAAAAACCAAATTCCCGACGTTGACATCTTGGCGCTCTTCTGGGTTGTCCGATTCGATATAGAAAAAATCTGCAAAGTCTGTTAGTTGTCCTGGCTTAAAACTAGTGTAAGAGCCTTTAGTAAAAGGGTCTTGAGTCCATTGAGTACGCAAAAATCTTTCATTTGCAACTCTCTTGACACTTGGGATAATATTCTCAAATTGGTTTGCAAACTTCTTGCCTTGTGACTTAGTACTACCAGATTGTAGCGTCGTAACTTCGTTACCACCAAAGTAGAAAGTCAGCGCTCCATTTTTTCTGTCTACTTGTCGCTGCGTTTCATCCCACGCAGCGGAGAATCCGAGATCTGTCCAGGCTTCCTTAATAAACCCTTTTTCTCGACGCCACACTTTCTTGTTGAATCCAGCGTATAGCTTTTCATTCGCACCAAGATCGACTTCGTTAATAAAACGCCGCAACTGCTTTGGCAAGTCTACTCGAATTTTAACGTCACGCAGAACAGTAAAAGGAATCGCAATAATGACATAATCTGCATCAACTTCATAATTACCAGAAAAGGTCAAGTGAAAGCCCCTCCCCCGTGACTCAATCTGCATCAAACGCATACCAGAGAAAATTTGTCCTGATAGCGCCTGCGCTAAACTGTCGATTATCCTACCGCTACCACCCTCAACAACAAAAGTTTCATCAGAATTCCCCAATATTTCTACTTTGTTTCCATCGACTGTAGGAAGGTTGAATAGTAGTTGCAGTGCTGAAGACTTGTCAGGTTCGACACCGTACTCGGTGCGAATTGTATTTTCAACCAGTACTCGAATAAACTGCTCTGAAATCTTATCAGCGTGTTTGTCTAGATACTTAGCAACGGATATGCGATCGAATTTTGGTGCAAACTGCTCGTAGTCTTCATCTAGCAAGTCAGCATCGCGAGAAATTTGCCGCGCGAGTGGACGCAATTTAGTTGCAACTTCGGCTTCAGAACGCAGCCTACCATTAAAATAATAACCTGTTTCGGGAAAGGGGAATCGCTGTGCATCTTCAGTGCGATTGAAGAGACTTAGACCAAATTCTTTGACTAACTCTAATATATCTACATGATCTGTATTGATAAAGTGAGCACCTAGATCAATCACTAGACCTTCACCCACAACACCCGTAACTGACAGTACGCGTCCTCCTAAGCGCTGTCTAGCTTCATAAACAGAAGCTGTTAAACCAGCCTTTTTTAACTGGTATGCAGCATTTAATCCAGCAATTCCACCTCCAATAATCGCAATTTTAGGGTTTTGGCGATCGCGGCTCCAAGCTTTCTCTGAATGAGGTAACGCGTTGGTTGCAAGTGCGCTTCCTGAAGCCAGCGCTACTAATTTGAGCAATCGTCTTCGCGTCCATGAAACTCGCTGTTTTGTTAATGGTGGAGATTTGCCTTCAGCTTTGAGGTTCTCCCGTTGCGCCTGCTGTAGAATTCGGATGAATTGGCGAAACTGCGGTGTACGCGCCATAATATCTCCTTAATGCTTAAAATTGGGAAAAGCCAATCTGATAATGTAGTTTTATTAAGCACTGCACCCACGTAATACCGTTTCACTTTGAGGTTGATTCAAATAGAAAGCCTCATGAATGTAGGAGAAGTTATTTGTAACTCTCTTTGAGTGAAATAGTACTATAACTGTCGAGGTAAGATTATCATTTAGTCGAATTCATAAGCATTATTTCATGCTTCCACCAACACTGATATATCTTAGTAGATGGTCAGTTAATTTTTATTTGGCAATTGCGCTAGCGTCTCAATCGCTTGATTCCTGGTATAGTAGACTGGCGCGGTTTATCCCAAAGCCTGCTTCTGCTGGCGATCGCTTAGCGCTCATCGCTGAATATTCTAGACAATTGCTAGTACAAACGTCTAAATTCAATGTAATAATTACCCAATAAACTGAAAGTAATAGTAACTAAAATGAATCTTTAAAAACTAATCAGAGAGAAAGATGATGCTAAGTGAATCTCAATTGGTTACTTGTTTATTTATGATTACAATATTACTTTTTATTCCTGCAAGGATAGAGGCACAAACGCATCAAATTCACGAAAATAGCTTAGCAGAAACAATATTAAACCCTTCTGAGCCAAATATTATTTTGCCTGAAATAAAGCCCGATCTCCGCACGCCAGTACTACCAGCAAATTTATTTAAACCTGTTCAACAACTACCATCTTGGCAATTGCATCAGGATTGGATGCTACCACAACCACCAAGAATTATCTATACATATCCACCAAGACGAGACTTAGGTAGTAGTAATCATTAGCTCTTAATTCAGTTAAAAATTTATATATTTAGTAATAAGTGTTTGGTGCGATCGCTATCGACAACCTCTAATTCATAAATTTCTGAATATTTTCGTCTATCACCATCTAAGCTACATATTGATTTCGATGCGTATAAACTTGTTGTACGTACTCTAAGTCTAAATCAGACAAGTAATCTACTGCCCAGTTAGCTTGGCGTTGTAGCATATGAAATGGATAAGTATTTGCAACTCCAACTACAGGAATTTTGGCGCGTTTGGCTGCGGTAATTCCGGCTGGAGTATCTTCAATCGCAAGGCATTCTGCTGGTTGTAAGTTTAAGCTAGGTTCGATCTCGTTCAGTCTTTCTACGGCGAGAAGATAACCATCAGGTTCAGGTTTACTCGTGGTGATATCATCACCAGCGACGATCGCACAAAAGTATTCAGCTAAACCAAGGCGCTGTAACACGAGTTCGACTTCCGAACGTAATGCACCACTCACCACTGCTAATTTAAGATTGCGCGATCGCACTTGAAAAATTAAATCCTCTAAACCTGGGTAAGTCGGTAACTTCTCAAGTTTTGCTAATTCTTGTTGATATGCTTCGGCTTTGCGTTTAATAATTTGCGTCAAATAGTCTTCACTCACAACTCGACCGCGACGCTGCAACAATTCGCGGATACACGCGCGATCGCTGCGTCCCAAACAAACTTGGCGGAACTCTCCTGACTTGGGACGCAGATTTTCGGCAATTAAAACTTGGTCAATTAGTTGCTGGTGAATTGGTTCATCGTTAATTATTACGCCATTGAAATCAAACAAAACTGCTTTTAATGTCATACGTTACTGCCTCAATTAAGCCGGAGAAGGTATCCAACCTTCAAGTGGAATGACTTCCTCGGTAGACTCGCCAACTCCTGAATTGTGTATTAACGGCTTCACCCCACGAGTGACTTGATGAATCAACCATAAATCTGTTGTCTGCACAGCCGCGAACCCTGCTGCAACCATACTTGCATCAACACTTTCTGCTGCAAAGTCACGGATGTACGGTTCTTCAAATACGTTATTTAGCCAGTCAAGTTGGCGTAGCGTTTTTTGATTGCCGTCTAAAATTAATACTTCACCACCAACGCTCAGTAAACGAAAACTTTCTTGCAAAATAGATTGAGCAACTGCGGGCGGTGTTTCGTGAAATAATAAAGAAGCCGTCACCACATCAAAACTAGCATCAGGAAAACCTGTATGCTCTGCATTACCATGACGCCATTGGATATCTAGATGAGCAGCTTGTGCCTTACGTTCCGCCATCACTAGCATATACGGCGACAAATCTAAACCAATCACCTCAGCCGCAGGAAACGCCTGTTTGAGCATTAATGTTGTTGATCCTGTACCGCAGCCTAAATCAAGAATTCGACGGGGCTGACTTTGAATTGTCTCAATTAATTCTTGCCGTACGAGTGTTTCATTAGGTAATAACACGTACTGTGTAATTGGATCGTACGATACTGCCGCACCAGGATTGAGATACCCTTGCTTAATACCGTGAAAGTTTTGACTGCTGTAGTATAAAGGTGTTTCTACATCCGCCTGCTGGAATCTTGTCGCTTCTTGCTGCCAATCAATACTCTCGTAAAGTTGCTGTAGTTCTTTTTCATTGATAAAGAAACGCACAACAGGTGCGAGAAAACGTTCCCAAATGGTATCTTGACTCGACATAGGAGTTGCTCTAAGTAGGCGTGGATGGCGATCGCTTCAAGGTTAATCCCTTTGCTTTACAAATTGTAATATATCTGCAAAGAATTGGGAGTATTTTGCTGTATTTTTTGTACTCATCAAAGTATGAGTCTGAAGTTTTAACAGTAAGAAATCATCGGTTAAATTGTTGAACGCATCCATAAAAATAATATTATCTTTCCTTTGAGGGATGCTATCAGTTTATGAGTCTCTCAGTTGATAAAGTTAATAGCAATACTAAGTTAAATTAAAATAGAAAATTACAAATATTCTAATTATTTAGTTAGACAATAAGTTTATTATTAACTCCTTGGAGCGTATCATGCTACATCGCCAGGAATCAGCCGGACTTGTTGTCATCACTCAACCTACACATTCTTGGGTCGCGGGTTGCATAGCAAGAGTATGGGGAAATGAACAATTCGGCTTATTTGCGCCTAGAGAAGAAGTTTGTCTTGGTGCTGAACAGCATGATATCGGCTGGGTAGTGTGGGAAACTGCACCCACGTTAAATGCTAAAACAGGCTACCCATACAACTTTATGGAATTACCAACAGCAACACATACAAACATTTGGTCAGGTGCAAAACACCTAGCGTTACCGTTTGGAAGATATGCAACACTCCTCGTCTCACTTCATGGTACAGGATTATTTGAGCGCTTCCGTCGTTGGCAAGAGTCTCCTGAATCTTCTCGGTTAGTCAAAGCCTACTTAGACCAAGAATATACTTTTCAAGAACAGTTAATCGCTAATTTAGAGAATGATTCGTATTATGCAGCGTATGCTACTCCAGAAATTATTCAACATAATCGTTCTCTAGTAGCTGCCTGGGATACACTTTCGTTAGCGTTGTGTATGGGGCTAGATGAATCAAGGCAATTTCATCACATTCCTACAGCGTTAGGTGAAATTACACTAACTTTAACTCCTGTAGGCAATGACATCATAAAAGTCTCTCCTTGGGTGTTTCATCAAGATAAAGTAACACTTGTTTATGAAGGGCGGCTGCTGCAAGACAAATTTACAGATGAAATCTTAATGCGTCAGGCATTAAATAATGCAAAATGGGTAAGTATTTCTAATACATTAATTCCAGGTTGATCGTCTGAGTAGACTTGATCGCTTGTATGGTCTATAAACATATTACTCAGTTGGCTAATAGCAAGAGTAAAGAATAATACTCGAATAGAAACGCTATATAAACAATACGTTTAAAGAATAATAGCTCTAATTTTTATTTAGGGTGAAATACTTACTGATTTAGCAATTGCTATTTTCAGTAATTTCTCAGTAGTATTCACCATGATAGATGAGCTAAAACATAATATCAGTTGAAGGTATTTAGTATAATGAATTACAAAATGGTAGATAATTGCAATATAGCAAAACTCAAACTCTTTATAGCTAGCGGCTTAGCATTCTTTTTTGTTGCTGCCCTACCGCAAAAAATACTAGCTGAAAACAGTATAAATACAGAAAAAATAGCAGACATCGAAGCAGGCGATCGCTTACAACTAATACAAAATAAAAGTTTTCCCAACAACTGGAGATTACAAAACTTTCAAACTTATAAATTCGAGACAGGGACAGCAAATTTTACAAATCAGATTATTCATAAAAACGTATCGACGACACTAGACACAAACAAATTAGCAAATTTTAATTACAACGATGTAAATGAACATAAGCAGGATACACTTAACAGCAACTCTCAACAAATAGAATTTTCTCAGAATGCAGCAGATTTATTAGCAGAAAGTAGTTTGGAAAAGCAGCTATTAGTAAGTGAAGTTGATTTAGAAACACTCTGTCGTACCTTTCCACTGAATTCACGTTGTGTTAATTATCAATCAACGGTCGAACACCAAAGTCAACAACAGCTACCGCAATCAGAAAGGGAAAGCTTGGAAACACGCCTATTAGAAAGATTAGCGCTTGCACCAGAAAATCCTACACGCAGCGGTTTTGCTCTTGCGGCTAAAGCGAGTAATTTAGGCGTTGGTGTTGAAGGAATTGGGGCGATTTCGCCTAATTTTAATGGCAGAATAGGATTCAATTACTTAGGATTTAGTGGTGAATTTATACAAAATGATATTGAGTACGACGGTGATGTGCAACTATTAAACGCGACTGGAATGCTTGATTGGTTTCCTTCAAGTAGCAGTGGTTTTCGGATTACTGGCGGCTTAGTATATCAAAATAATCGAGTGGATGCGATCGCGCGCTCGACTGAGATACTAGAAGTTGGGGGTTTTGAATTTCCGCTAGCAGATGCTGGTCAACTCGAAGGTTCGCTAACATTTCCTAATACCATAGCGCCTTATATCGGCATTGGCTACGGTAATCCGGTGAGACAGGGTAGCGCTTTTAGCTTTAATATCGATTTAGGCGTTTTATTCGCAGGTTCGCCGCAAGCTGATTTGCAAGCCACAGGTCCTGGTGTAGATATTGTCACAGAAATTCCAGTATTGAATAACTTGTTAGAAGAGGCGATCGCACAAGAAGAACAGCAAATAGAAGATAACGTAAGCTGGCTTGGCGTATATCCAGTGGTTTCGATTGGAGTTTCCTACCAGTTTTGATAACGCACGACCAGCTTGTAAAGAAGAAAGTCTAACGAAAGTTAGAAGATAACTTCCATATCGATTGACAACATAAAAGCATCTTTTCCTAGGAAAGACGATCGCGCACTTTGGTGAGATTAGTGTGTCGATTCATGCTGTTCCTGCTGTCATAAAGTTTATCTTTCGGCAGTTTGAAATCGAGGAACAGAGCAATTCAGTAGGGGATAAAGCAATGCAATACGAATGGTTAAGCTGGTCTGGAAATATTCGATTTACTCCAGCACGCATTGAAGAACCAGAAAATGAGGAGCAAGTTATCGCGTTGGTACAACAGGCGATCGCAGAAAATCGTCATATTCGTACCGTTGGTTCGAGTCACTCTTGCTCATCCATCTTCAAAACCGATGATATCCTTGTTTCTACAGAGAAGTTGCAGGGCGTTGATGCGACACGGCGGCTAAAACCGCAACCGTCAAAGCAGGAACGAAAATTCATCGCTCAGCAAGAACCAAACTATTCCAAGTCCTCACGAGTGGGGGATTGAGGGGGCTGTAAGTCATATTGATGTCACCCTTGTTCACACCCAAACAACGTGCGATCGCTCTTGCAAAACCTGAGCATAAACATTCTGAGTTTGCTGTGATAATTTATACCAGTTAAATCGCCGCTCTAAGTCTTCGTAAGCATTATCAATCAGCCACTGTTTGTAACCAGGGTTTTTTAGAACCTCTAAAATTCCCCAAGCAAGTGAATCTGCATTATTCGTCCAAGTGACAATCCCTGTTTTGGTGTGCTGAACGACTTCGGGTAAACCACCTGTATTAGAAACGACAACCGGAACACGCGCTGCAAAGCTTTCGAGCGCCACAATGCCAAAAGGCTCATAGAGGCTGGGAAATACGGCACAGTCTGCGATCGTCTGAAATTTATCGAGTGGTTCATCACTCATAAAACCTGTGAAGTAGCACTTATCCCAGATGCCCAAATCCCAGGCTTGGCGCTTCAAGTGGTCAACATTACCACCACCAATCATGACAAACTTAACACGACCGCCCATTTCCCACAATACTTTGGGAGCCGCATTCAGTAAAACTGACACGCCTTTTTCGTAAGTCATGCGACCTACATAGTAAACGATACTTTCACCATCTTCGGCAAACTGGCGGCGAAAGTTGATCGCATCAAAATCTTGACGACGCTTTTTCTCAGGGCGAATACCGTTATAAATAACATTGATTTTGTTCCAGGGAGTTTGTAGCGCCCATTCAACTTCTCGACGCATATAGTCGGTACACACAATCACTCGCCAAGCGTTGTAAGCTAATAGCTTTTCTTTACCGTCGATATACTGCTGAATATCGTTGTGAATACCGTTATGACGACCGTGTTCGGTTGCATGAATTGTGGCTATTAAGGGAACTTTGAAGTTATGCTTGAGCGCGATCGCTGCATCTCCCACTAACCAGTCATGCGCGTGGATAATATCAAAAGGACCGTCTTCGAGCATCAACTTTGCGCCGTGACGCCCCATACTTTCGTTAAAATTGACAACCCAGTGAAAAAAGTCGTTGGCTGGTGCTACAGGTACGCGATGTACGTGAATTCCGTCTACAACTTCGTATAAAGGAGCTTGCCCAAATTCTACTGTCATCAAATGAATTTCATGCCCTAGCTTGACGAGTTCTGGATACAACTCCGCTACATGGCGGGCAATTCCCCCAACAATTCGAGGTGGAAACTCCCAGGTCAAAACGAGAATTTTCATCTACCTCAATCCCACCAGTTTATTATTTCAAGATATATACAACTATCTAAAGACATATATCTATAAATTTAATTCGTGGAATTACGGAAATCTTAATGTATCTTAACAGTATAGTAATGTATTAGCTCTGAAAAATGTTAAGATTCTCGTACTTAATGGTAATTGGTAGTTAGTTGTCAGATTTCGCAATTATCGCGTTCCCCAATACCAATTTATTTGATGAATTGTGCGATCGCTTGCACTAACTTTTCTGGTTCGACAGGCTTGGCAAGATGATTCTGAAATCCAGCGGCGAGTGCTTGTTGTTGGTCATACTCTCCGGCGTAGGCGGTAAGTGCAATTGCGGGTACGCGCGATCGCTGTCTAATTTGTCGCATCAGCATATAGCCGTCAACATCTGGCATACCAATATCGCTAATTAAGATATCCGGCTGGAACGAATTGAGCAGCAGCAATGCCTCAGCGGCGGATGCAGCAACGCAAACTTCGGCTCCATACTGTTCTAAGATTGCTAGCACCAACTCTTGCATATCAACTTCATCGTCTACGACGAGAACGCGCACGCCTTGCAATTGTAAGATACACGAGGAACGAATCGCATCGGACTCATTCACTTCTTGAGCCGTTTGTAGCAAGGGTAATTGCACGGTAAAAGTTGCCCCTTGTCCTTCTCCTAAGCTTTCTGCTTTGACAGAACCGCCGTGCAACTCGGTAATTTGACGAACGATCGCAAGTCCTAAACCCAACCCACCAAACTTACGCGTTGTTGTACCATCCTCTTGGCGGAAGTATTCAAACACATACGGTAAAAAATCAGGATGAATGCCTTTGCCAGTATCCTTAACTTGAATTTGCGCGTGAGTGCCAACCTGTTGCAATTGAACTTCAATGCATCCGCCTGTAGGAGTAAACTTAACCGCATTCGATAATAAATTCCACACAATTTGTTGCAAGCGACTACTATCACCAGCGACAAGTATCTCTGAGGAAAATTCTTTCTGAATGCGGATATCTTTCGCTGCTGCTGCTACTCGTACAGTTTCTAACGCCGCGTCAATGACACTCACTAAGTTCACAGAAGTCACATTAAGAACCATTTTGCCGCGTAAAATTCGCGAGACATCAAGCAAGTCTTCAATCAGTTGCGTTTGTAACTTGGCATTGCGCTCAATCGTGGCTAAAGCTTTAGCGGTGGCTTGTTCGTCAAATTTACGTGATTGTAACAGTTTAACCCAACCCAAGATCGGGTTAAGCGGCGATCGCAATTCGTGCGATAGCACTGCCAAAAATTCATCTTTAATGCGATTTGCGGTTTCGGCTGATTCGCGGGCGGCTTGTTCTCGTGCTAACAGGTATTCGCGTTCTTGTTCAACTTGCTTGCGTTCGGTAATATCTTGTGCAACTCCCGCAACTCGATAGGGTTCTCCGTTGTCGTCGTCAATCACAAAGCCGCGATCGCTTACCCAACAAATCGAACCATCAGGACGCACAACACGATATTCTTGCTCAAAATAGCCATTTTGCAAACATTGTGCCGCTGCATTTTTCACTTGCGGTCGATCTTCAGGATGAATCGTTTCAATCCATTGCTGAGGATCTTGATAAATACTTTCGCGATCGCGTCCCCAAATGCGTTCATACGCAGGACTAATATAGAGATGTCGATTCTCCTGTATGTTCCATAGCCAAAAGACATCATGAATCGTCTCTGCCATTTGGCGAAATCGCACTTCGCTTTCACGTAATGCGGCTTCGGCTTGTTTGCGATCTGTAATCTCGGTAGTGAAAATAGAAACGCCGTTTGCAGAAGGATAAACTCGATTCTCAAACCAACGCTGCCATTTTGGATAATAAAATTCAAACTGGACAGGAGTTTGCTCAGTGACAGCGCGTTGCAGTTCGGCGTGAAACTGTGTATCAACTAAATCTGGAAAGACATCCCAAAGCGTTTTTCCCATGAAATCTTCCCAACACATTCCAGAAGTTTCTAGAGTGCGGCGATTGACATATGTATAGTACCAATCGCGATCAAACGTCATGAAAACATCGTTGATGCTTGCCAAAACTGTTTCTAGATTTTCGCTAGCAGTTTCCGCCGCAACGCGTAACTCATGCTCGCGCTGGGCTGCTTCCCGCCGCAACTGTGCCATACTCAAGTTAGCTTCAACTCGTGCTAATAATTCGCGCGCCGAAAATGGTTTCGTAAGATAATCATCGGCTCCTGCTGCTAAACCTTCAACCCGCGACTCTTCCCCAGCTTGCGCCGATAGCAGAATAATCGGAATTTCTCTTGTTTGCGGATTAGCTCGTAACGCCTGCAATAACTCCAATCCATCCATTTTGGGCATCATGACATCAGTCAGCACCAAATCCGGCGGGTTTTGTTTGATAGCATTAAGCGCAACGATTCCATCAGGCACAGTTTCCACTGTATATCGCTGACTCAGCAATCGCTTGACATAATTGCGCATATCTGCATTGTCATCAGCAAGTAAAATTCGAGGAGAAGAACCAGAACAAAGCAAGTCTTGATTCTCTCCTGCACCTCTACTCCTCTGCTCACGCCAGTCACTACAACGGAGGGAGGAAGCTCCGCACCGCACTGGCTCCTCTGCTTCTTCTGGTAGCCAGCGTAACGCCTCTTCTACATACGAAGCGACTCCTAAGGCTGTTAATGTTTGCGATACACCGATGCGGTCTTGAGGTAGATGAGCGCTTCCAGTCGGAATTGATACAGTAAAGCAACTACCTTGTCCTAGCGTACTGTTAACTGCGACTGTCCCACCGTGTAGCTTAACTAATTCTTGTACGAGTGATAATCCAATGCCTGAGCCTTCGTAACTACGTCCTTGTGCTTCTTTGACGCGATGAAACCGTTCAAACAAATGCGGAATTTCTGCGGGGGGAATACCAATACCCGTGTCTCGCACAGCTAGCTCAATATAATTTGGCATTTTGCATTTTAGCGAGACTTCAATTTCCCCGTTAAAAGTGAACTTAAAAGCATTAGAAAGCAAGTTTAAAACAATCTTTTCCCACATTTGCGGATCGACATACACCGGTTCAGACAGCGGCGGACAATCAACAACTAAACGCATTCCGGCGCGTTCTACCGCAGCGCGGAACGTGCTTGCTAATTCGGTGGTAAGCTGGGCAAGGTCTGTAGGTTCGTACATCGCTTGCGTCCGTCCAGCTTCAATCCGCGAAAAATCTAGCAGCGTATTGACTAACTTGAGCAAGCGTAGCGAGTTACGATGTGCTATTTCGACTTGTTGGAACTTGTCTTGAGATAACCCCGCAGAATCAGCAAGGATCTCTTCCAACGAACCTAGCATCAGCGTCAGTGGCGTACGAAATTCATGACTAATGTTGCTAAAAAACGCTGTGCGA
This window contains:
- a CDS encoding pentapeptide repeat-containing protein; amino-acid sequence: MANMEHLALLQQGAVKWLEWRKKNIQIKPDLSEADLSEANFRGAHLVAVNLRRADLSKTKLIAANLTQANLSAANLNKSELIDANLQQVELVDAQLREAQLAGADLSYANLIGADLKGADVRRVDLSHANLIATELRKANLREADLSAADLRRANFSYANLMAANLNHANLSHANLHEAELIGAHLYMAELVQVNLSEAHLTGAYLFGANLSGANLFKADFRWTNLSKANFTGADLSQANFTGANLSKANFTGAMLNEVDFTGANLSKANF
- a CDS encoding NAD(P)/FAD-dependent oxidoreductase, with protein sequence MARTPQFRQFIRILQQAQRENLKAEGKSPPLTKQRVSWTRRRLLKLVALASGSALATNALPHSEKAWSRDRQNPKIAIIGGGIAGLNAAYQLKKAGLTASVYEARQRLGGRVLSVTGVVGEGLVIDLGAHFINTDHVDILELVKEFGLSLFNRTEDAQRFPFPETGYYFNGRLRSEAEVATKLRPLARQISRDADLLDEDYEQFAPKFDRISVAKYLDKHADKISEQFIRVLVENTIRTEYGVEPDKSSALQLLFNLPTVDGNKVEILGNSDETFVVEGGSGRIIDSLAQALSGQIFSGMRLMQIESRGRGFHLTFSGNYEVDADYVIIAIPFTVLRDVKIRVDLPKQLRRFINEVDLGANEKLYAGFNKKVWRREKGFIKEAWTDLGFSAAWDETQRQVDRKNGALTFYFGGNEVTTLQSGSTKSQGKKFANQFENIIPSVKRVANERFLRTQWTQDPFTKGSYTSFKPGQLTDFADFFYIESDNPEERQDVNVGNLVFAGEHLSDEFYGYMNGAAQTGRLAAEVVLGMCLRAKKARFM
- a CDS encoding HAD family phosphatase, whose amino-acid sequence is MTLKAVLFDFNGVIINDEPIHQQLIDQVLIAENLRPKSGEFRQVCLGRSDRACIRELLQRRGRVVSEDYLTQIIKRKAEAYQQELAKLEKLPTYPGLEDLIFQVRSRNLKLAVVSGALRSEVELVLQRLGLAEYFCAIVAGDDITTSKPEPDGYLLAVERLNEIEPSLNLQPAECLAIEDTPAGITAAKRAKIPVVGVANTYPFHMLQRQANWAVDYLSDLDLEYVQQVYTHRNQYVA
- a CDS encoding methyltransferase domain-containing protein; its protein translation is MSSQDTIWERFLAPVVRFFINEKELQQLYESIDWQQEATRFQQADVETPLYYSSQNFHGIKQGYLNPGAAVSYDPITQYVLLPNETLVRQELIETIQSQPRRILDLGCGTGSTTLMLKQAFPAAEVIGLDLSPYMLVMAERKAQAAHLDIQWRHGNAEHTGFPDASFDVVTASLLFHETPPAVAQSILQESFRLLSVGGEVLILDGNQKTLRQLDWLNNVFEEPYIRDFAAESVDASMVAAGFAAVQTTDLWLIHQVTRGVKPLIHNSGVGESTEEVIPLEGWIPSPA
- a CDS encoding DUF3891 family protein, encoding MLHRQESAGLVVITQPTHSWVAGCIARVWGNEQFGLFAPREEVCLGAEQHDIGWVVWETAPTLNAKTGYPYNFMELPTATHTNIWSGAKHLALPFGRYATLLVSLHGTGLFERFRRWQESPESSRLVKAYLDQEYTFQEQLIANLENDSYYAAYATPEIIQHNRSLVAAWDTLSLALCMGLDESRQFHHIPTALGEITLTLTPVGNDIIKVSPWVFHQDKVTLVYEGRLLQDKFTDEILMRQALNNAKWVSISNTLIPG
- a CDS encoding FAD-binding protein; the protein is MSIHAVPAVIKFIFRQFEIEEQSNSVGDKAMQYEWLSWSGNIRFTPARIEEPENEEQVIALVQQAIAENRHIRTVGSSHSCSSIFKTDDILVSTEKLQGVDATRRLKPQPSKQERKFIAQQEPNYSKSSRVGD
- a CDS encoding glycosyltransferase family 4 protein encodes the protein MKILVLTWEFPPRIVGGIARHVAELYPELVKLGHEIHLMTVEFGQAPLYEVVDGIHVHRVPVAPANDFFHWVVNFNESMGRHGAKLMLEDGPFDIIHAHDWLVGDAAIALKHNFKVPLIATIHATEHGRHNGIHNDIQQYIDGKEKLLAYNAWRVIVCTDYMRREVEWALQTPWNKINVIYNGIRPEKKRRQDFDAINFRRQFAEDGESIVYYVGRMTYEKGVSVLLNAAPKVLWEMGGRVKFVMIGGGNVDHLKRQAWDLGIWDKCYFTGFMSDEPLDKFQTIADCAVFPSLYEPFGIVALESFAARVPVVVSNTGGLPEVVQHTKTGIVTWTNNADSLAWGILEVLKNPGYKQWLIDNAYEDLERRFNWYKLSQQTQNVYAQVLQERSHVVWV